TATTAGCTAATAAAGATTGAGGGTGATTATTGGTGAACTGGGAACCCATTTCTTCCCCTAATCATGAAATAAAGGATGTAAAAAAGACTCTGCAAGACTCAGTGGTTCATTTAAGCTGGTTCTGGCCAAAAGAAATTGACTTTGTGTACATTTATAAGACCTCTGCTGATAGCGTAAAGCCCATCAGCGAAATCGATGAGTGTGAACTAAAACTCTACACTCGCGAGGAATATAAAGTCAACCAAGGGTATGTCGGCAGATTAGATACCATCGGCCGCACTGCCTATCGTATCCTACCCTGCCAAAAACGGGAAGGAAAGCTTATTGTTTTTATGCAGGAAAATGAAAAAAATCTCATTTATATCACAGGCTCGAGGGCGAAGATTTATTTTTCTATTGCTTATAAAAATAAACTCTTTCAATCTCGCAAAAAAGTAAAGATGGCGATCATGACCGAGTTTCCAATCGAAAAAGAACTACTCGTCTATGTAAAAAAAAGCGACGGTGTCCCGATTTCTCTTGAGGATGGAACCGTCTATCCGTTTATCCGGGACTTCCCTGCTGGGAAAACCGTGCCGCCGGAAATTGAAATCGATAAAAATGAGTTTATTCGCATCTTTTTTAACAATGGAAAGAAATCAGCACAGCATTACGAGCTGATACCTGATTAGGGGGCCATTACATGTTCGCATTATTAAAACGAATGTTTGAAAAAAAACAACCTGCCAAAGAACGATTACCATTTTACGATATTGTCTGCCCGTACTGTTTTTCAAAATTTCATCATGAAGATGTCGTCTTCCGTGCCGCCCACCACCGCGATGATGATGAGGCTTTAGCGCTCCAGGAAGACGAATTATTGAACAGCTACCGGGGAAAATTCGGGCTAGCTCCAATTGATGAGCTCGAGGCCATCATTGATCCTTCGATGATTCCCGATGAAAACAAGATTTACTCTGACCGCATTCTGATGGGTGTATCCGATAAATACGCGGTCGTGACGCGAATTCGTCTGTGCCCTGTTTGTCATAACGATCTTCCGGTAACAGCCGGCAGGCACCCAAGTAACATCGTTTCTATTGTTGGCGCCACCTCGGTTGGAAAATCGGTTTATATGACGTCTCTGATTCATACGCTTCAGCATGTGACCGCTAACAATTTTGATGCCGCCTGTATCCCGCTGGATAATGAGATTAGTAAAAGATTTCGGATAAACTATGAAATTCCCCTTTTTGAAAATGGGACTCTTTTACAATCAACCGAAAAAACGAATCGGCAGGAGCCGTTTATTTTTCA
The DNA window shown above is from Neobacillus sp. WH10 and carries:
- a CDS encoding beta-mannanase, translating into MNWEPISSPNHEIKDVKKTLQDSVVHLSWFWPKEIDFVYIYKTSADSVKPISEIDECELKLYTREEYKVNQGYVGRLDTIGRTAYRILPCQKREGKLIVFMQENEKNLIYITGSRAKIYFSIAYKNKLFQSRKKVKMAIMTEFPIEKELLVYVKKSDGVPISLEDGTVYPFIRDFPAGKTVPPEIEIDKNEFIRIFFNNGKKSAQHYELIPD